From the genome of Polynucleobacter sp. AM-7D1:
GAGGCGCAATAAAGCACTAAACGCTTACCCTCACCAAAAATCGGCTTGAAATAGGGGCTTTTAGGATCCACCCAAAACTCCAGCATCCCCCGGGGAGCATGAAAAGCACCGGGAATCATGCCTTCGCGCTCTAATTCCCGAACATCCCGAATGTCGACAAAAACAGTATTTTCATCATCAAGCAGGGTTTCGGCCTGATCCAAGGGCACCGTTTCAATCTGAGCCATCGCATTGGCGATTAAATCCTCATAACCCAGAATTAAACTCATATTTACCCCTATAC
Proteins encoded in this window:
- a CDS encoding rhodanese-like domain-containing protein, whose amino-acid sequence is MSLILGYEDLIANAMAQIETVPLDQAETLLDDENTVFVDIRDVRELEREGMIPGAFHAPRGMLEFWVDPKSPYFKPIFGEGKRLVLYCASAWRSSLATETLQKMGVPRVCHLEGGFGAWKKAGLTVAEKHPKPHSA